ATCTCTGATTTTTTATGAGATTTTACAATAATTAAATCAATATCATTGTTTTCGGAAAATTCTAAAACAGACTCAACAACTTGACCTTGTAAGATAATTGGAACTATACATAAACCTTCCGATTCAAGTTTTTGTTTATATTCAGATAAAGTTTCTTTAGCTTTTTCTTTTAAAACTTTTTGCAAATTTAAAAGAGCTTCTTTTTCTTCTGTCGGAAGCTCATCAAAAAATGGAACATTTGGCGGCTCTAAAACATAAACAATATAAACTGTTGCATTTTTAGCTTTGGCAATTTTAGAGCCGGCTTCTAAAACAGTCTTACTATCTTCTGTTAAGTCAATTGCTGTTAGTATCTTACGAAGCATTTTTTATTTTTTCCTTAGCGTATTCCATCAAGCCGCCGGCTTTTAAAATAGCTTGTAGATTTTCCGGTAGAGGTTTTATCTTATACTCTTTATTTTTAGTAACATTTCTTATAACACCTTGGTTAATATCAATCTCTAAAATATCTCCTTCCTCAGCCTCTCTTGCAGCTTCCGGAGATTCTATGATTAATAAGCCTAAGTTAATAGCATTTCTAAAGAATATTCTTGCAAAAGATTCAGCTACTACTGCAGCAATTCCAGCACCCTTGATGGCAAGAGGAGCGTGTTCTCTTGAAGACCCGCAACCAAAGTTTTTGCCAGCAACAAGTATATCACCTTCTTTTACTTTTGATGGAAACGTTGGGTCGGCATCTTCCATTACGTGTTTTGCAAGCTCTTTTGGGTCTGTAGTCACAAGATATCTTGCAGGTATTATTTGGTCTGTATCAACGTCATCTTTAAACTTCCAAACTCTTCCTCTAATCATAATTTCCTCCTAAATTTTTTAAACATCTTGCGGCATCTTCAATTAGCAATTTTAATCCATAAGTATTTACAAAAAAATTATTCTTATTATATTTTAACGCATTTTCAATATCTCGTATTTGAGATAAAACTTTGTTTTTATTGTCTTTATCTTTTAAAGAAATAAACTTGTTAAAATAAATTCCATCTAAGAATGAAACATAGTGAATATTATCACCATTTTCAGAATATTTAATAAATTCTATGATTTCGACAATTTGCTTATCTTGAGCTCCACCACTCTCTTTTATATGCTTTGCTTCTATTATGAAATAATGTTCACAGATTTTAATTACTACATCAGGATACTTATTTTGGTGTTCTCTGCCAAATCTATAATCAAGATGTTTCCTTTTTATAAAATCATCGAATATTTCTTTATCAGATTTATTACTATCAGGCAGTAGATAACATATTTTCTTACCTTCAAAATCTTTTAGATTTTCTACTTTCAGATATTCAGTATTAGAGATATTTAATATGTTCTCTAAAAGTGTCTCAATTTTTTTTATACCTAATTTACCTTTCTTTCTAGAAGCTCCAGCATCATATAATGCTTGAACAGTTGTATTTGTATAACCTAATCCATCGTAGATTTTTCTTCTATTTTCACAATAAAGCTCTAATATGCTTTTTAATATATCTTTTTTTTCTTCATTGCTATAGTCTTTAAAAGTTGAATAGGAAATATCTAAGGTTTTCCAGAAAGCGACAAACTCAGTATACTGAATTTGCTCAGTAGATTCGATTAAGTTAAGAATATTATTAAATATTTTTTGTAATACTGCTTCAGTATCTCCCTGTTCTTCTTTTAGTACACAATATGTAACTAATAGTTCTCTAAGTTTCTCTACTCTACTTATTAGTTCTTCATCATTTACGATTATTTGGTTTATAAAATATGAATCATCAAAAATGTTTTCTTTATACTTTAGAGATTCGTTCCAATAGTAAAAATTATCTCTTAATTCTACCATAACTACAAATTCTCCTTTAAGATTTTTAAAACTTTATTAATATCTTTTTCTTTAACCGATTTATAAAATACATTTTCCATTCTTTGGTTTAAAATTGACCAAGGAAACGTTTCTATTATTTTTTTTACTTGCGATAAGCCTAAATATTTCCTTGTGTATATACTGTCAGAATATTTATATGTAGTCATAAACTCACTATCTGTGATTTCTCTTAAATATTCAAGAATTAAATTAAAATAATTCTTTAAGAGATATTGCATATGAATAGGTAAAATGGGATTTAAAAATATTTGAATTGGATGTGTCCTATAAGGCTTAGAAACTATAATTCCATCAGCTTGGAAATCTTCTTGTATTATATATAATCCTGCCCTTTTATCTAAAGAACCTGTGTCTATCGTTCTAACATATAGAATGTTTGATTCTATCTTGTTATAAAGCTGCTCATTAACTTTTATTTCCTTTTTAGTATATCCTATCTTACTAAAATCATTTGCATCAACAACAATAATAGATTTATTTCCTTTATTACTCTGTACTTCATCGTGCGTTAAATAAAATTTTACACTTAAAGGATTTTTTGCTCTGTGTCTCTCCACAAAATCCTCAAATTCGTTCCCAGCTCTGTAATGATTTTTTGGTGTTAAAATGTAAGTTCTTTTTTTGATATTTGTATCACTAATCTTCAAACCTTCAAATACAACATCATGGATAGATATTTTATCTTTTCTCTCAAAAAAGAAAATACCAACATTTATACCTGTATTTTCAAATATTTTTTTCTCAAAGATAACAGCCTTATTTATTCTATATACTTTAAAAAACATATCTCTTATTTTGTTTGCTCCTGAAGAGCTAAAAATAAAATTAGTTGGAATTACATATATCATTTTTTGTATTTTATGATTTAAATCGTTAATCAATGCTATCTGATAAAGGTCTTGATATCCTTTATTATCTCCTTGAAAATACTGCAGATATTTTTGTGTTTCTTTATGTTTTTTTATATATCCAATGTATAAATAAGGTGGATTTGTAATGTGGTAAACAGGTAAATCATCATTTAGTAAATACTCAGGATAGTTTTTTAAAGTATCTAAGCATTTTATATTTTCTGAAGCAATTTCTTTTGGTATTCCATAATCTTCCGCCTTTTTTATAGCTTTTTCCACAATTTCACTCTGAATATCAAATAAAAAAATATGTTTTCTAAAATACTCAATCCTCTTATCTTCCGGTATGTTTTTAAGTATTGGTAGAATTAGATTTCCCTCTCCACCAAATAAGTCTACAAATTTATAGTCATACAACTTATCTTTTATTTCGGGAAAAATAAACTCATTGAATACATCTTCTGATGTAAAATGTTGTCCAAATAATCTGTATCTATTAACTTTTTGGTTAATAAAGCTGATATTTTGAATATCAAGCATCGTAGACATAGAATTATACTTCCCTATCAAATTTAATATAGAATTATTATAACAAAATACCTCGGGTGAGAAATACAAATATAAATAGAACATCTAAAAAAACTCCTTGGTGGCAGTTAAAATTTTAATAGCAAAAATTCTACCAAGGAGGTAAAAATGCAAAACTCTAATCTTTATTTTACAATATTTCAAAAAATCTCTGAGCATTTAACTATACTTTTAAACATTCAATCAAAAAGGAAAGCAGGTAGACCACCTAAGGTATCTGATTTACAACTTGCAGCTTTATATATCACATCCTACATTTCAAACACTCCTATTCTTACACTTGCCAGATTTCCAATTTATCCTTCTATTCAATCTTGGCATCTGTTTAGAAAATCAAAATCAGAAAGAGTTTATAAAATCCTCAGAGAATATTGGCTAAGAAGAATCACGATTATTATGATGCTTAAAATTGTTCTTGGAAAAAAGGGAAAGCTTATAGTAGATGGTACTATAATTGAAGTAGCAAGATTAAGTAGAGCAAAAACTAAAAAGATAAAAAGAGTTTCAGGAAAAAGATATTGGGTAAAAAGAAAGAGGAAAATATACAGCGAGCATTTGAAGAAAGAGATAGAAGATGAAAGTATTTACTATGGACTTTTGGTTATGGTAGTTTGTGATGAAAATGGTATGGTTTATGATATATGGTTTCATCCAGCAAGTTGTCATGAAGATAAACAAGAAAAGAGTAAAAGACAAATTATTGAAGCAGTGAATTCTCAAA
This is a stretch of genomic DNA from Sulfurihydrogenibium sp. YO3AOP1. It encodes these proteins:
- a CDS encoding N-6 DNA methylase produces the protein MLDIQNISFINQKVNRYRLFGQHFTSEDVFNEFIFPEIKDKLYDYKFVDLFGGEGNLILPILKNIPEDKRIEYFRKHIFLFDIQSEIVEKAIKKAEDYGIPKEIASENIKCLDTLKNYPEYLLNDDLPVYHITNPPYLYIGYIKKHKETQKYLQYFQGDNKGYQDLYQIALINDLNHKIQKMIYVIPTNFIFSSSGANKIRDMFFKVYRINKAVIFEKKIFENTGINVGIFFFERKDKISIHDVVFEGLKISDTNIKKRTYILTPKNHYRAGNEFEDFVERHRAKNPLSVKFYLTHDEVQSNKGNKSIIVVDANDFSKIGYTKKEIKVNEQLYNKIESNILYVRTIDTGSLDKRAGLYIIQEDFQADGIIVSKPYRTHPIQIFLNPILPIHMQYLLKNYFNLILEYLREITDSEFMTTYKYSDSIYTRKYLGLSQVKKIIETFPWSILNQRMENVFYKSVKEKDINKVLKILKENL
- the leuD gene encoding 3-isopropylmalate dehydratase small subunit, with the protein product MMIRGRVWKFKDDVDTDQIIPARYLVTTDPKELAKHVMEDADPTFPSKVKEGDILVAGKNFGCGSSREHAPLAIKGAGIAAVVAESFARIFFRNAINLGLLIIESPEAAREAEEGDILEIDINQGVIRNVTKNKEYKIKPLPENLQAILKAGGLMEYAKEKIKNAS